The Babylonia areolata isolate BAREFJ2019XMU chromosome 22, ASM4173473v1, whole genome shotgun sequence genome contains a region encoding:
- the LOC143297266 gene encoding uncharacterized protein LOC143297266 produces the protein MMANNVNYQNTDQRLWGSADPQLGIFHRNKEDEEKGAYYNENWMKDASGLEITGERTDFPSPAHSIDSLYDQASTPATTDSDDGYEKPVIRIDHVSSLDSGVRLAGVISESGKAGKKAKCKPVPKKRKNKSALQQDSTYCLAKSDSSLDSIDMPPNGTQNPKKALSRQKVIYPVKGGSGQVLTGAREPRKRSRDHTAEKKNFEAEPQGVPVVQKQSSDNHHTRHQFRHVRSNSITSDKFEDALEYLPDDWVPAKPKGREERTVEQAGGSNRSKGTHQVAAANYEEAWDLNPSLEAKLSSLKLMHSRPEVKAQSQAEGNYQEPWDLSRKQQELEARIQQASKGRGEGDGGRQSSSFRSLSPERKYRDVWRSRSSASLTFQPSHGAECSGPSPATSCTLGSVPSLLTGPVSPTDCLQNQEWYHGSISRVDAERMLRVCKEGSFLVRDSSNRLHYTLSIKSSRVMIHIQIEQSVTRDGSMLRYILGHHSSDFPTIPSMIHHYTLNPVPIKDAEHIRLLYPVPRLRGL, from the exons ATGATGGCAAACAATGTGAACTACCAGAACACTGACCAGAGGCTGTGGGGGAGTGCAGACCCCCAGCTGGGAATCTTCCATCGAAACaaggaagatgaagagaaagGGGCTTACTACAATGAAAACTGGATGAAAG ATGCTTCAGGACTTGAGATAACGGGGGAAAGAACAGACTTCCCCAGCCCAGCTCACAGCATTGACAGCCTCTATGACCAGGCGTCCACCCCTGCCACTACAGATTCTGATGACGGTTACGAAAAGCCTGTGATCAGGATTGACCACGTCAGCAGCCTGGATAGTGGAGTGAGACTGGCAGGAGTGATCAGCGAGTCAGGAAAGGCAGGCAAGAAAGCCAAATGTAAACCCgttccaaaaaaaagaaaaaacaaatcagcTTTGCAGCAGGACAGCACTTACTGTCTGGCCAAATCAGACAGCAGTCTGGACAGCATAGACATGCCACCAAATGGGACACAAAATCCGAAGAAGGCCTTGTCACGCCAGAAGGTGATTTACCCAGTCAAAGGGGGCAGCGGTCAGGTCCTTACTGGTGCAAGAGAGCCCAGGAAAAGAAGCAGAGACCATACAGCGGAGAAAAAGAATTTTGAAGCTGAACCTCAAGGTGTCCCGGTGGTGCAGAAACAGAGCAGTGACAATCATCATACCAGACATCAGTTTAGGCACGTGCGAAGCAATTCCATCACCTCAGATAAATTTGAGGATGCACTTGAGTATCTCCCCGATGACTGGGTTCCGGCCAAACCGAAGGGCAGGGAAGAGAGAACGGTGGAACAAGCCGGGGGCAGCAATAGAAGTAAAGGGACACATCAAGTTGCGGCGGCAAACTACGAAGAAGCCTGGGATTTAAACCCCAGCCTGGAAGCCAAGCTGAGCAGTTTGAAGCTGATGCATTCCCGTCCAGAAGTGAAGGCACAATCCCAAGCGGAGGGGAATTACCAGGAACCATGGGATTTGTCCCGGAAGCAGCAGGAGCTGGAGGCCAGGATCCAGCAGGCCAgtaaggggaggggagaaggggatgggggtcgCCAGTCCTCCTCCTTCCGCAGCCTCTCCCCTGAACGGAAGTACAGAGATGTGTGGCGTTCAAGGAGCAGCGCTTCATTGACATTCCAGC CCTCTCATGGTGCGGAGTGCAGTGGACCCTCTCCTGCAACATCCTGCACTCTGGGTTCGGTTCCCAGCTTGCTTACAGGGCCTGTCAGCCCCACAGACTGTCTGCAGAATCAGGA GTGGTACCATGGCAGCATATCTCGGGTGGATGCAGAGAGGATGTTGCGTGTGTGTAAGGAAGGGAGCTTTTTAGTGCGGGACAGCTCAAACCGACTTCACTACACCCTGTCAATTAA GAGCAGCAGGGTGATGATCCACATCCAGATTGAGCAGAGCGTGACGCGGGACGGCAGCATGCTGCGCTACATCCTGGGTCACCACAGCAGCGACTTCCCCACCATCCCCAGCATGATCCACCACTACACTCTCAACCCCGTCCCCATCAAGGACGCTGAGCACATCAGGCTTCTCTACCCTGTCCCTCGCCTCCGAGGGCTGtaa